A single region of the Drosophila miranda strain MSH22 chromosome 2, D.miranda_PacBio2.1, whole genome shotgun sequence genome encodes:
- the LOC108156212 gene encoding nuclear pore complex protein Nup58, which translates to MSFSFTPTSNSAIGAAAPTAGAFGFGARPATTTAPPPAFGATAAPAFGAAGSSPFGQAPAASAFGQAPTMSAFGQAPTTSAFGQAPATSAFGQAPTSLGFAAATAAQPGFGAPTAQPGFGATTAQPGFGALPAQSGFGAPTAQPGFGAPTAQPGFGAPTAQSGFGAPTAQPGFGAPTAQPGFGAPTAQPGFGAPTAFGAATTASPFGQAAPAVVSVAPTFSFAPPATSAPTTAPPAFGFGSTATTAPATSVGLQPALTAGIGSFAFAKPQATTAASLNFSTNTTTATAQPFNTALRLGGSTSAVGSGIFGKPPGQQTTAPATFVGLGGIDVSATQPKLGDNKKDGIKIKETQVPDEIVKTVEALKVYIKQQKTTSSDIGRTSTSKFSNVTHEITDFAWALQNMANSVDANNQQIKLLRLETAKAIQSLEMAQRTQDTPIGLQYENNAPFQYFQCLVVKYEQDLIAFRQQITLTERHMHALANPQSITPEDLKRGLRQLHEAFISLAGRLHELHQRVEEQKELYLNLRRYKLRDATNVFEKIDNPPPPAVEPQRISSGPTPFSNISAISSLNKSYASAAAASSSNAAAK; encoded by the exons ATGTCCTTTTCATTTACGCCTACAAGCAATTCTGCTATTGGAGCCGCTGCGCCAACAGCGGGTGCATTCGGTTTTGGCGCGCGACCAGCGACTACAACGGCACCTCCTCCCGCTTTTGGTGCAACCGCTGCGCCAGCCTTTGGAGCTGCAGGATCTTCGCCTTTCGGACAAGCGCCAGCAGCATCAGCCTTCGGACAGGCGCCCACAATGTCAGCCTTTGGACAGGCGCCCACAACGTCAGCCTTTGGACAGGCGCCCGCGACATCAGCATTCGGTCAAGCGCCCACGTCGTTGGGATTTgcagcggcaacagcagcacagcCTGGATTCGGAGCACCTACGGCTCAGCCTGGGTTTGGTGCAACAACAGCCCAGCCAGGATTCGGAGCACTCCCGGCACAGTCTGGGTTTGGTGCGCCCACGGCGCAGCCAGGATTTGGAGCACCTACGGCCCAGCCCGGATTCGGAGCACCTACGGCACAGTCCGGGTTTGGAGCTCCCACGGCCCAGCCCGGATTCGGAGCACCTACGGCCCAGCCAGGATTCGGAGCACCCACGGCCCAACCCGGATTCGGAGCACCAACAGCATTCGGAGCAGCTACAACAGCATCGCCATTCGGCCAAGCAGCTCCTGCTGTCGTTAGTGTAGCGCCCACATTCTCCTTTGCGCCGCCGGCCACCAGTGCCCCGACCACAGCACCGCCTGCTTTTGGCTTTGGCAGCACGGCCACCACCGCACCGGCCACTTCAGTGGGGTTGCAACCGGCTCTGACTGCTGGCATTGGTTCCTTTGcgttcgccaagccccaggcCACGACGGCGGCCAGTCTGAACTTCAGCACGAACACCACGACGGCCACGGCGCAGCCCTTCAATACGGCCCTGCGGCTGGGTGGCTCCACGTCGGCTGTGGGGAGTGGAATCTTTGGCAAGCCGCCTGGCCAGCAGACCACAGCTCCCGCCACATTTGTGGGTTTGGGCGGCATCGATGTCAGCGCCACGCAGCCAAAGCTGGGAGACAACAAGAAGGACGGGATCAAG ATCAAGGAAACCCAAGTGCCGGACGAGATAGTCAAGACAGTGGAGGCGCTGAAGGTGTACATCAAGCAGCAGAAGACCACCTCCTCGGACATCGGACGGACGTCCACCTCAAAGTTCTCGAATGTGACGCACGAGATCACGGACTTCGCTTGGGCGCTGCAGAACATGGCCAACTCCGTGGACGCCAACAACCAGCAGATCAAGCTGCTGCGTTTGGAGACGGCCAAGGCCATACAGTCGCTGGAGATGGCCCAGAGGACTCAGGACACGCCCATCGGACTTCAGTACGAGAACAATGCTCCGTTCCAGTACTTCCAGTGTTTGGTGGTCAAGTACGAGCAGGATTTGATTGCCTTCCGGCAGCAGATCACGCTCACCGAACGGCACATGCACGCCCTGGCCAATCCGCAGAGCATCACGCCCGAGGACCTGAAGCGCGGCCTTCGGCAGCTCCACGAAGCTTTCATCTCGCTGGCAGGCCGCTTGCACGAGCTTCACCAGCGCGTGGAGGAGCAGAAGGAGCTGTATCTGAATCTGCGACGCTACAAACTGCGCGACGCCACCAATGTCTTTGAGAAGATCGATAATCCACCGCCGCCGGCAGTCGAGCCTCAGCGGATCAGCAGTGGCCCGACGCCCTTCTCCAACATCTCGGCCATTAGTAGCCTGAACAAATCGTATGCCTCGGCGGCGGCTGCCTCCTCCAGCAATGCGGCAGCCAAGTGA
- the LOC108156214 gene encoding developmentally-regulated GTP-binding protein 2, whose product MGILEKIAEIEREIARTQKNKATEYHLGLLKAKLAKYRSQLLEPTKKGEKGEGFDVLKSGDARVALIGFPSVGKSTMLSTLTKTESEAANYEFTTLTCIPGVIEYQGANIQLLDLPGIIEGAAQGKGRGRQVIAVARTADLVLMMLDATKPNVHRELLERELESVGIRLNKRKPNIYFKQKKGGGLSFNSTCTLTRCSEKMVQMILHSFKIFNAEVLFREDCTEDEFIDVVTANRVYLPCLYVYNKIDQISIEEVDRLARQPNSIVVSCNMKLNLDYMLEALWEALQLIRVYTKKPGAPPDFDDGLILRKGVSVEHVCHAIHRTLAAQFKYALVWGTSTKYSPQRVGIAHVMGDEDVIQVVKK is encoded by the exons ATGGGCATCCTAGAGAAGATTGCTGAGATCGAGCGTGAGATCGCACGCACCCAAAAGAACAAGG CCACCGAGTACCATTTGGGCCTGCTGAAAGCGAAGCTAGCCAAGTATCGCTCCCAGCTGCTAGAGCCCACGAAGAAGGGCGAAAAGGGCGAGGGATTCGATGTGCTCAAAAGCGGAGATGCCAGGGTAGCGCTCATTGGCTTTCCCTCGGTGGGCAAATCCACAATGCTGTCCACCCTGACCAAGACAGAGTCGGAGGCGG CCAACTATGAGTTTACCACGCTGACGTGCATTCCCGGCGTGATCGAGTACCAGGGCGCCAATATCCAACTGCTCGATCTGCCCGGTATCATTGAGGGTGCCGCCCAGGGCAAAGGTCGTGGACGACAGGTCATTGCCGTGGCCCGCACTGCCGATCTGGTGTTGATGATGCTCGATGCCACCAAGCCGAATGTCCACAGGGAGCTGCTCGAGCGGGAGCTGGAGTCCGTGGGCATTCGGCTGAACAAGCGGAAGCCCAACATTTACTTTAAACAGAAAAAGGGCGGCGGCCTGAGCTTCAATTCGACCTGCACTCTGACGCGCTGCAGCGAGAAAATGGTCCAGATGATCctacactcctttaagatctTCAACGCCGAGGTGCTGTTCCGGGAGGACTGCACCGAGGATGAGTTCATCGACGTCGTCACCGCCAATCGTGTCTATCTGCCTTGCCTTTACGTGTACAACAAAATCGATCAGATCTCCATCGAGGAGGTGGATCGCCTGGCCCGTCAGCCCAACTCCATTGTCGTGAGCTGCAACATGAAGCTGAATCTGGACTACATGCTGGAGGCCCTCTGGGAGGCGCTGCAGCTGATCAGGGTATACACCAAGAAGCCCGGCGCACCGCCAGACTTTGATGATGGTCTGATTTTGAGAAAG GGTGTCAGTGTGGAGCATGTATGCCATGCCATTCATCGCACGCTGGCCGCGCAGTTCAAGTATGCCCTGGTTTGGGGCACATCCACGAAGTACTCGCCCCAGCGAGTGGGCATTGCCCATGTGATGGGCGACGAGGATGTCATACAGGTGGTCAAGAAGTAG